One genomic segment of Helianthus annuus cultivar XRQ/B chromosome 14, HanXRQr2.0-SUNRISE, whole genome shotgun sequence includes these proteins:
- the LOC110907302 gene encoding uncharacterized protein LOC110907302, with protein MFDLNAPFDPMLASDAGQDTWGLDAIQPNYAGYYPSQHPVNFEAPPVSFGPPTDRSQSPPISDGPPEGPNTDQERSEFQNKQALVTKRTIYDKDGSGQPLKIWLTCDCAGEYKSTATVRRSGTRKTGCKFQLIEAYKKRLGYWDLRVGEAKHNHEPFLYPEGHPSLMRLTPLEERTVEQMMHQNIKPRDILAAIKEQNPHNVSTRNTIYNARAKLGRMEQVSETPMQILFDRLEKVGFVFLP; from the exons ATGTTTGATTTGAATGCTCCGTTCGATCCCATGCTTGCGTCTGATGCAGGTCAGGATACTTGGGGTTTGGATGCAATTCAGCCTAATTATGCTGGTTATTATCCATCGCAACACCCGGTTAATTTTGAAGCCCCTCCTGTTAGTTTTGGACCGCCGACTGATAGGTCTCAGTCTCCTCCCATAAGTGATGGACCGCCGGAGGGTCCAAATACTGACCAGGAACGTAGTGAGTTTCAAAACAAGCAG GCCCTCGTCACCAAACGCACCATCTACGATAAAGATGGCAGCGGTCAGCCGTTAAAAATTTGGCTTACGTGCGATTGTGCCGGCGAGTACAAATCAACAGCCACGGTCAGACGCAGCGGGACCAGGAAAACCGGTTGCAAGTTCCAACTGATCGAGGCATACAAAAAGAGGTTAGGTTATTGGGATCTAAGGGTTGGGGAAGCTAAACATAACCACGAACCATTTCTGTATCCAGAGGGTCATCCGTCCCTAATGAGGTTGACTCCATTAGAAGAGAGGACGGTGGAGCAAATGATGCATCAGAACATAAAACCACGAGACATTCTTGCTGCCATTAAAGAACAGAACCCCCATAATGTCTCAACAAGAAACACCATATACAACGCTCGGGCCAAATTGGGTCGAATGGAACAAGTCAGCGAGACTCCAATGCAGATACTTTTTGACCGATTGGAGAAGGTTGGGTTTGTTTTCTTACCATAG